TGTATTTACCTATTATGAAAAATCGAAATGAGGAATTAAGAGTTATTAATAACATGAGTTATCTTTTCAGTGACTCAATGATTCCTTTAATTGAAATAATTAGAGATGAGTATGATGTTAAATATAGAACGGATGAAAGTACAGGTGAGTATATTTATGAAGAAAAACCTGGTAGTAAAAGGAGAAAGAGGATAAAATTAGAACCAACAGAAGAGGATATAATTACATTAGAAAAAATTGAACAAAGACTTAACGGAAAAAAGGGATTCATTGATTTCTTTAGGTTTAATGAAGGTGAATATGACAATAAAGTGTTCAAAGGAATTGAATTGTCATTTACATTGAGTAGGGATTTTAACTACTATAAAAAAAGGTTACTACAAATAGGAAAGTTCGACAAATTATATCCTGTTATTTCTATTAAAGACGGTTTTAATATAAGTGAGCAGGATCTAATAAATCTAACAACCGAACTAAAAAGAGATAATTCTTCGATAGCAATTAGAATAACAGATTTATATTTAGAGGACTATACGGAATTTATAGAGGATTATTTAACGGAAAATGATTTTGTTATGTTGGATATAAGGAATCAACATGTTGACTCTAAATTTATTGAATTAGAAGAATTTAAAGATTTAGATACGGATGCTACTAAAATATTACTTAATTCTCCTAGATCAAGGAATTATAAAAATGGGGACTACGAAGATTGTGAATTCACCGAAAAAATAGAAAATAAAGTTGCAATAAAGTATGCAGAATATGAATTTGATGGCTTCGGGGACTTTGGTGGGTTAAAAGACGACTTACCTACAGATGCTGGTGGAAATGGAACAGGAGCAGCACTCGGGTTAATGTATTTAAAGGAAAAAAATGCCTTTTATTCAATGGTAAACTATGATACAAAAATGGGTGTGAGAGGATTTGAGTTTGTTAGAAGTAAAGTAATTGATAAATTACATCTTCTTGATAGTGACAGTGATTGTGTAGCAGTTAAAAGAATTAAAGATATGGAAGAAAGATATGGAAATTGGGGTACATGGAGTAATCTTACATTAACCAGGTATATTCATCAGCAAGCAAAAAATAAATAGTATACCTTTAAAGGTATACTATTTTAGGTGATAATGTATTCTTAAAAAACCATTGATAATCTATTTCTAGAATATCAGAGCTATTTTCTACCAGGAAGCTCCATTTATGATGAAATTTATTTTTTAAGCATAATTTGAAGATTTTATTAATTTCTTTTTTAGTTTTGTTATCAATTATTAAACTAATCATAGCCTCTTTAGTTTCAAGGATGGGACAGTCAAAGAAGATTTTAAGATCTCTTTTTGTTAAGACTGATAGTTGAGAAAAAGCTGAAATATATTTTGATTTAGCAGCACTTCGAACTTTTTTAAAAACATATTTACCTGTTCGAGTGACGTAATAAGTGTAAATACCACACTCATTTGGAACGTAATTAATCATACTTTTAAGGTTATGGACTGAACATATTAAATATACCTTTTCAAAGACTTTGAAATAGTCTTTCATTTGTTGGTCTAATCTTTTTGGAGTATCCAGTTCAGTTTTTATTTCAAAAGCTGTACTAGTGCTATTTATTTTGCATAAATCCAATCTGCTATTCCCTACGTTCAATTCAAAAATAGAAACATGATTATTTGTTTTAAAGAGGACATTGTTAATAAAAGTGGCTTTTACTGTAGTCTCATTTGGGTAATATTGCAGCAGAAACTTATTAATAAATTCTCTGGGTGTTAAATTATTTTTGAATTGATCGGTTGGTATTTGACCTTCAAATGTTTTTAAGACTTTATTCTTTACAGCCTCATTACTGAGAAATGTAGAATATTGTGTTGATAATAATTGGGCATATTTATAGTAGTTCTTCTCTTGCATATTTCGCACTCCTATTCTATGTCAATTATAATACATAGAGTTGATGCTAGTCCACTTGAGTCAGATTGACCGCATAGGTTAATTTGTGTTAAGTTTTTTTTAATTTATAAGGGGGATACAAATGGAAATATCATATGCCACTACGAGGTTGGAAAAAATATTAACCAATGAACGAAAGATACAAAAACAATATACAGCATTTTATAAAAAAATTATAAATAGAATGTCTGAGATAAGGGCTGCAAATAATTTGGATGAAATCCCTCACGTTCCCCCACCCCGTCGGCATAAACTAGAAGGGAATTATAGCGATTGTTGGGGAGTTGATATCTCTAAGAACTTTCGTATTGTATTAAAACCAACTGGGGATTGGGATGAATCGGACTTAACAACAATAAATAAAATAACAATTTTATCTATTGGAGATTATCATTAGAAGGGAGGTACTTTTTATGGGTAACGAATTTATAGTGCATACAGGTTCCATTATAAGAGAATATTTAGATGAATTGGGAATAAGTCAGAAGGAATGTGCTAAGCGAATTGGAGTTAGTGAAAAAAACTTCTCCAATCTGCTGAACGGAAAAAGCAGCCTTACTGAAGAAGTAGCAATACAGTTAGAAAACATAATCCAGGGTATCCCGGCCTCTTATTGGCTGAACTATGAAAATAAATATCAAGAACAATTAAAAAGAGAAGAAATATATTCTCTCTCCTATAGCATAGATCAATTAAAAGCATTTTCGAGCAGGTTTAAATTTAACACTATATTTCATGGATTAGATTGGGATTTAGTTAAACAAGCAAATGAAATGTTAAAAATCCTAAGGATTAATCGTTTTGAACAGTTTGATGAAGTATATTCTAGTTTTAATGTTGATTTTATGGAAGATGGCGGAGAAAC
This Bacillus paramycoides DNA region includes the following protein-coding sequences:
- a CDS encoding beta family protein, which gives rise to MYLPIMKNRNEELRVINNMSYLFSDSMIPLIEIIRDEYDVKYRTDESTGEYIYEEKPGSKRRKRIKLEPTEEDIITLEKIEQRLNGKKGFIDFFRFNEGEYDNKVFKGIELSFTLSRDFNYYKKRLLQIGKFDKLYPVISIKDGFNISEQDLINLTTELKRDNSSIAIRITDLYLEDYTEFIEDYLTENDFVMLDIRNQHVDSKFIELEEFKDLDTDATKILLNSPRSRNYKNGDYEDCEFTEKIENKVAIKYAEYEFDGFGDFGGLKDDLPTDAGGNGTGAALGLMYLKEKNAFYSMVNYDTKMGVRGFEFVRSKVIDKLHLLDSDSDCVAVKRIKDMEERYGNWGTWSNLTLTRYIHQQAKNK
- a CDS encoding sce7726 family protein, which encodes MQEKNYYKYAQLLSTQYSTFLSNEAVKNKVLKTFEGQIPTDQFKNNLTPREFINKFLLQYYPNETTVKATFINNVLFKTNNHVSIFELNVGNSRLDLCKINSTSTAFEIKTELDTPKRLDQQMKDYFKVFEKVYLICSVHNLKSMINYVPNECGIYTYYVTRTGKYVFKKVRSAAKSKYISAFSQLSVLTKRDLKIFFDCPILETKEAMISLIIDNKTKKEINKIFKLCLKNKFHHKWSFLVENSSDILEIDYQWFFKNTLSPKIVYL
- a CDS encoding type II toxin-antitoxin system RelE/ParE family toxin, with product MEISYATTRLEKILTNERKIQKQYTAFYKKIINRMSEIRAANNLDEIPHVPPPRRHKLEGNYSDCWGVDISKNFRIVLKPTGDWDESDLTTINKITILSIGDYH